Proteins from a genomic interval of Rhipicephalus microplus isolate Deutch F79 chromosome 6, USDA_Rmic, whole genome shotgun sequence:
- the LOC142766053 gene encoding maltase A2-like: MSRESTTSSVQQLGVVKACQTIHTDDEDHNYKHDAGCRSGLGIAERSGAGCDIFQITGNGQSLTSATTKRQDHSRHHHHHHLYHQGSHRQAGGRHSIDGICRNNNIVISPTNFFQLEQVDDQSKRGLSLGSLFSTANHHAYTALTRALDSGSSLKSPLDSCGGESCIVDSGGSTTALLETVEKSSRSGGAAGAHKRRSLGDEEEDDCCDSAFSAGWNWPAIRVGCLLLCVSCLVAVLCIVVGVLLLRPSSCDPPRQWWQGAVMYEVFVASFVDSDGDGFGDFQGLSSRLDYVRHRIGASALRLTSVFSALDYPLEYEHIIDFDNVDPHLGHMDDFASFVERAHEMGLRVVLDINPTVTSDQHSWAAHWLLDPYGEYANYYVPLNESAIMSNGVDEWEDTDDDDRRDPQRPFGNQLYLNWSHPEVRQQVMSSLAVWIEKGVDGFYLKHVDRLQVSDDRELYEVLLAWRRLLDEHDYLDERGRILMTSVNLAQELADRDSLFIQPIVALFDILDVHVPLEGGPDNVTQIMASRFAQVTQQTRLDTRTTAGVSTDENITGGPSNERRQCGGVVNMATDPWLSWNLGDSESPRLASRLVDVDPLAALFTLWGMPGTVSLFYGDEIGMKDSVDQSTGRSFRTGQLGPMQWSDATHANFSSPASRPWMPAHPDHVIRNVDNSSEIIDTLARAAELRSSVVTLYMSGVPSHRHRRCNTKLVRKCGEIFAMERFYPRRARYAVVANFAPRGVTSDLSDFGFEGNVVAGTCSSLPTRVNFRELYLEPGEALYVEITS; this comes from the exons CCTGTCAAACTATTCATACAGATGATGAGGACCACAACTACAAGCACGACGCGGGCTGCCGCAGCGGCCTCGGCATTGCCGAGCGTAGCGGTGCTGGTTGCGACATCTTCCAGATCACCGGAAACGGTCAGTCGCTGACTTCAGCCACCACAAAGCGACAGGACCACAGTaggcaccaccatcaccaccacctcTACCACCAAGGTTCCCACCGGCAGGCCGGTGGTCGCCACTCCATCGACGGCATCTGCCGAAACAACAACATCGTCATCTCTCCCACAAACTTCTTTCAACTGGAACAGGTGGACGACCAGTCCAAGAGGGGTCTCAGCCTGGGAAGCCTGTTCTCCACGGCAAACCACCACGCCTACACGGCGCTTACGAGGGCCCTGGACTCCGGCAGCTCGCTCAAGTCACCGCTGGACTCCTGCGGCGGGGAGTCGTGCATAGTCGACAGTGGAGGCAGTACGACGGCCCTCCTGGAGACCGTAGAGAAAAGCAGTCGAAGTGGAGGAGCAGCTGGAGCCCATAAGAGAAGGAGCCTCGGGGACGAGGAAGAGGATGACTGCTGCGACTCGGCCTTTTCGGCCGGCTGGAATTGGCCGGCCATTCGCGTCGGCTGCCTGCTGCTCTGCGTCTCGTGCCTGGTCGCTGTGCTGTGCATCGTCGTCGGCGTACTGCTGCTGAGGCCTTCGTCGTGCGACCCTCCCAGGCAGTGGTGGCAGGGTGCGGTCATGTACGAGGTGTTCGTCGCCTCGTTTGTCGACTCAGACGGAGACGGGTTCGGTGACTTCCAG GGTCTGTCTTCTCGGCTCGACTACGTCCGACACCGAATCGGGGCGTCGGCCCTGCGGCTCACGTCGGTGTTCAGCGCGCTCGACTATCCGCTCGAGTACGAGCACATCATCGACTTCGACAATGTCGATCCCCACCTGGGACACATGGATGACTTCGCGTCGTTCGTCGAACGGGCCCACGAGATGGGTCTGCGAGTGGTGTTGGACATCAACCCGACGGTGACCAGCGACCAGCACTCGTGGGCTGCTCACTGGCTGCTCGATCCGTACGGGGAGTACGCCAATTACTACGTGCCCCTCAACGAGTCTGCAATAATG AGCAATGGCGTCGACGAGTGGGAGGACACTGACGATGACGATCGGCGTGACCCTCAGCGGCCCTTCGGAAACCAGCTTTATCTGAACTGGTCTCACCCTGAAGTGCGGCAGCAAGTCATGAGCTCACTTGCAGTGTGGATCGAAAAAGGAGTGGATGGATTCTACCTGAAACATGTGGACAGGTTGCAG GTTTCTGACGACCGGGAACTCTACGAGGTACTGCTGGCATGGCGGCGACTGCTAGATGAGCACGACTATCTGGACGAGCGTGGACGCATCCTCATGACGTCGGTGAACCTGGCCCAGGAGTTGGCTGACAGGGACTCACTGTTCATCCAGCCAATCGTAGCCCTGTTCGACATTCTAGACGTCCACGTGCCACTCGAGGGTGGTCCTGATAACGTGACGCAAATCATGGCGTCACGGTTCGCACAGGTGACACAGCAGACGAGACTTGACACGCGCACCACTGCTGGAGTCAGCACCGACGAGAACATAACTGGCGGACCTAGCAACGAAAGAAGGCAGTGCGGTGGAGTTGTCAATATGGCAACG GATCCATGGTTGAGTTGGAACCTCGGCGACTCAGAAAGTCCACGACTTGCATCACGACTCGTGGATGTCGACCCACTAGCTGCCCTCTTCACCCTCTGGGGCATGCCAGGCACGGTGTCTTTGTTCTACGGGGACGAAATTGGCATGAAGGATTCTGTAGACCAATCAACTGGACGA TCTTTCCGGACGGGACAGTTGGGTCCCATGCAGTGGAGTGACGCGACCCACGCAAACTTCTCATCTCCCGCCTCACGACCCTGGATGCCGGCCCATCCCGATCACGTCATCAGGAACGTAGACAATTCCAGTGAGATCATCGACACATTGGCCAGGGCGGCTGAGCTGAGGAGCAGCGTAGTTACGTTGTATATGTCGGGCGTGCCATCACATCGACACCGACGATGCAACACGAAGCTAGTGCGCAAGTGCGGAGAGATCTTCGCTATGGAACGCTTCTACCCACGTCGCGCTCGCTACGCCGTGGTAGCAAATTTTGCGCCGCGAGGCGTAACCAGCGACCTCTCAGACTTCGGCTTCGAGGGCAACGTCGTTGCTGGAACCTGTTCAAGCCTCCCGACACGAGTAAACTTCCGCGAGCTTTACCTCGAACCCGGTGAAGCGCTCTATGTTGAGATCACCAGTTGA